The following proteins come from a genomic window of Miscanthus floridulus cultivar M001 chromosome 2, ASM1932011v1, whole genome shotgun sequence:
- the LOC136528220 gene encoding uncharacterized protein: MISSPFSLPAPMAATPAAAVLLPRPLTASSGASTFPDRARVPRGPSSISVRPLRRRRCQWRGSLRSLPREGAPAELMEEDSKFVPLNADDPMYGPPALLLIGFEKGETVTIQAFLKELEGEFLKVIHCTEEMTKQTLWDAMHTEQPDLEAVKIAGSLPRICIFSGLTGEEMMMFINAFPETGLEPAAFAALVPNSAEKVLCEVIEEIMGDHEMLTGKDSK, encoded by the exons ATGATATCTTCCCCGTTCTCGCTGCCGGCGCCGATGGCTGCAACACCCGCTGCCGCCGTTCTGCTCCCGCGTCCGCTCACCGCAAGCTCTGGTGCTTCCACTTTCCCCGATCGTGCGCGGGTGCCGCGCGGTCCCTCCTCCATCTCGGTGCGGCCACTGAGGAGACGACGGTGCCAGTGGCGCGGCTCACTCCGATCGCTGCCCCGCGAAG GAGCTCCGGCCGAGCTGATGGAAGAGGACTCCAAGTTTGTGCCGTTGAACGCGGATGATCCCATGTACGGCCCACCG GCGCTATTGCTCATCGGATTTGAGAAAGGCGAAACTGTCACG ATTCAGGCCTTCCTGAAAGAGCTTGAAGGTGAATTCCTCAAG GTGATTCATTGTACAGAGGAGATGACAAAGCAAACCTTATGGGATGCCATGCACACTGAGCAGCCTGATTTGGAAGCTGTCAAG ATTGCAGGATCACTGCCGAGGATATGCATATTTTCTGGTCTGACTGGTGAGGAGATGATGATGTTCATCAATGCCTTCCCAGAAACTG GGTTGGAACCAGCTGCTTTTGCTGCGCTTGTTCCTAACAGTGCAGAGAAGGTTCTCTGCGAGGTGATTGAGGAAATAATGGGAGACCATGAGATGCTG ACAGGAAAGGATTCCAAATGA
- the LOC136528211 gene encoding putative magnesium transporter MRS2-G encodes MGKRSGGRKLPFFTRSSSSSSSSKRNRSARRLPPPSKQDNATRALLASPSAASPSATPGSAAAGQTAQPPPPLSATAGAGGAVSGKVTKKKASARLWMRLDRWGTSEVVELDKASIILRAGLPPRDLRILGPVFSRSSRILAREKAMVINLEFIRVIVTAEEVLLLDPLVHEVLPFVDQLRQHLPLRSLVGGNGECAPDGNGEKQKGSPGGQVPCLNEATGAEHELPFEFHVLEVALEVVCSSLDLSVADLERHATPVLDELTKNVSTRNLERVRSLKSHLTRLLARVQKVRDEIEHLLDDNEDMEHLYLTRKQVQNQQVEALMSSAASNSIVPAGTGVPRLNSSFRRSMSIATSLHLDNDVEDLEMLLEAYFMQLDGIRNRILSVREYIDDTEDYVNIQLDNQRNELIQLQLTLTIVSFGIAANTFIAGAFAMNIPSSLYDITDGSLFWPFVGGTSSACFVITILLFCYAWWKKLLGP; translated from the exons ATGGGGAAGCGATCCGGCGGCCGGAAGCTGCCGTTCTTCACCagatcctcctcctcgtcgtcctcctccaagCGGAATCGCTCCGCGCGCCGCCTCCCTCCCCCCTCCAAGCAGGACAACGCGACGAGGGCTCTTCTCGCCTCCCCCTCCGCCGCTTCGCCGTCTGCGACCCCGGGCTCTGCGGCGGCGGGGCAAACCGCGCAGCCGCCCCCTCCCCTCTCGGCCACCGCGGGCGCCGGGGGTGCCGTGTCGGGGAAGGTCACCAAGAAGAAGGCCAGCGCGCGCCTGTGGATGCGGCTGGACCGCTGGGGTACCTCCGAGGTCGTTGAGCTCGACAAGGCCTCCATAATCCTCCGCGCCGGACTGCCCCCGCGCGACCTACGCATCCTCGGCCCCGTTTTCTCTCGTTCCTCCAGAATCCTCG CTAGGGAGAAGGCGATGGTGATCAACCTCGAATTCATCAGGGTGATAGTGACTGCCGAGGAGGTGCTCCTGTTGGACCCTCTAGTGCACGAAGTGCTCCCTTTCGTTGACCAATTGAGGCAGCACCTGCCTCTAAGGAGCCTGGTGGGTGGGAATGGTGAATGTGCCCCTGATGGCAATGGGGAAAAGCAGAAGGGCTCGCCTGGAGGCCAGGTGCCCTGTCTTAATGAGGCGACTGGTGCAGAGCACGAGCTGCCATTCGAGTTCCATGTGCTGGAGGTCGCGCTTGAGGTTGTGTGCTCATCATTGGACCTTAGCGTGGCTGACCTTGAGAGGCATGCTACTCCAGTGCTTGACGAGCTGAccaaaaatgtgagcacgaggaaCCTTGAGCGAGTGCGGAGCCTTAAGAGTCATCTTACCCGTTTGCTTGCCCGTGTGCAAAAG GTCAGGGATGAAATAGAACACCTTCTAGATGATAATGAAGACATGGAACATCTGTATCTAACAAGGAAGCAAGTACAAAACCAACAGGTTGAGGCTTTAATGTCATCTGCTGCTTCCAACAGCATTGTTCCTGCCGGAACAGGTGTGCCCAGGCTGAACTCTAGCTTTCGGCGTAGCATGAGCATTGCTACCAGCTTGCATTTGGATAATGATGTGGAAGACCTAGAAATGTTACTTGAGGCCTACTTCATGCAGCTGGATGGAATTCGCAACAGAATTTTGTCG GTTCGGGAGTATATTGATGACACAGAAGACTACGTCAACATTCAACTGGACAACCAGCGTAATGAACTCATTCAACTCCAGCTTACACTGACCATTGTATCCTTTGGCATAGCTGCCAACACTTTCATTGCTGGAGCTTTTGCAATGAACATCCCGAGCTCTCTGTACGACATCACTGATGGCAGCCTCTTCTGGCCATTTGTCGGGGGCACCTCATCCGCCTGCTTTGTAATCACCATCCTCTTATTTTGTTATGCCTGGTGGAAGAAGCTGCTGGGTCCTTGA